A single genomic interval of uncultured Desulfobulbus sp. harbors:
- a CDS encoding TIGR02285 family protein — protein MHRKTQQHASVAAILSFLLLLFTSATWAKDTITWMEVNMPPYMIQTGPYRDMGYGNVVQGLLQANLPQYTHERLSTNVVRHFDMFRQGKKVCSIGLYRTPERESFLHFSIPSMLTMPPVLIIRADRLHNFGGKNGCSLVELLQDEKFRLGLSRDRSYGRMLDKELGKFADRTNTIRFAGQELGENYFKMLLLDRIDGLLGLPDEAIFRAEQMGIRDQITTVMLTENQQNYEGWYCAIACPKNQWGKHVIEQINDVLLKIRPTPPYRQAYERWLDDNSRTRYRTVYDKIFLKTSP, from the coding sequence AACATGGGCCAAGGACACCATCACCTGGATGGAAGTCAACATGCCGCCCTACATGATACAGACCGGTCCCTATCGTGATATGGGGTATGGCAATGTGGTGCAAGGCCTTCTTCAAGCCAACCTCCCCCAGTACACCCATGAGCGCCTGTCGACCAATGTGGTCCGCCATTTCGACATGTTCCGCCAAGGGAAAAAGGTCTGCAGCATTGGGTTGTATCGAACTCCGGAACGCGAATCCTTTCTCCACTTTTCCATTCCCAGCATGTTGACCATGCCACCGGTTCTCATTATACGGGCGGACAGATTGCATAATTTTGGCGGGAAAAATGGCTGCAGCCTGGTGGAACTGCTGCAAGATGAAAAATTCCGCCTAGGACTCAGCAGAGACCGCTCTTACGGCAGGATGTTGGATAAAGAACTGGGCAAATTTGCAGATCGGACGAATACGATCCGTTTTGCCGGGCAGGAGTTGGGGGAGAATTATTTTAAAATGCTGCTGTTGGATCGCATCGACGGGCTGCTTGGGCTTCCCGATGAGGCCATTTTTCGTGCCGAACAGATGGGTATTCGTGATCAGATAACCACGGTGATGCTGACCGAGAACCAGCAGAATTACGAGGGGTGGTATTGCGCCATTGCCTGCCCCAAGAACCAGTGGGGCAAACACGTTATTGAGCAGATTAACGACGTCCTGCTGAAAATTCGGCCAACCCCACCCTATCGGCAGGCGTATGAACGATGGCTGGATGACAACAGTCGCACGCGATATCGCACCGTTTACGACAAAATCTTTCTCAAGACAAGCCCCTGA